The following proteins come from a genomic window of Dreissena polymorpha isolate Duluth1 chromosome 1, UMN_Dpol_1.0, whole genome shotgun sequence:
- the LOC127832518 gene encoding uncharacterized protein LOC127832518 — protein MSSTSSSSSNSIFDSPVRLGKRRASQRRASPSTSATESPIRPARGRGRGRGKGKGPASRKDKKSVREADPNRDEVALSVIQTRKDRFREDMKTMPREQLEKIILGVLDENPGLILDFHKPVARGEGGYHPPEGAESPDWCVCGKCREMPTQAERICCEREPRHCFSLLPDFTVLVLDPAVLRLARLQRRDILLLDDADEEDPHKANRHAAYRQYILWAHGRLGVGNRRVIPSCCVWAIRDKYPNPFQIYVGFVPARLV, from the exons ATGAGTTCG ACGTCATCATCAAGCTCAAACAGCATTTTTGACAGTCCTGTGCGTCTAGGAAAAAGGAGAGCCTCCCAAAGAAGAGCATCCCCAAGCACAAGTGCCACAGAGAGCCCAATTCGACCAG CTCGTGGCAGAGGAAGGGGCAGAGGAAAGGGCAAAGGTCCGGCTTCCCGAAAAGACAAAAAATCTGTTCGGGAAGCTGATCCAAATAGGGATGAAGTTGCCCTTTCTGTCATTCAAACAAGGAAAGACAGATTTCGA GAAGACATGAAGACCATGCCAAGAGAACAGCTTGAGAAAATAATATTGGGGGTCCTAGATGAGAACCCTGGTCTTATATTGGACTTTCATAAGCCAGTAGCCAGGGGTGAAGGTGGATACCATCCACCTGAGGGTGCTGAGTCACCAGACTGGTGTGTGTGTGGAAAATGCAGGGAAATGCCAACCCAGGCAGAGCGAATATGCTGCGAAAGGGAGCCAAGACACTGCTTTTCTCTACTGCCT GACTTCACAGTTCTTGTGCTGGACCCTGCAGTACTGAGACTGGCGAGACTGCAGCGAAGGGACATTCTTCTGCTGGATGATGCTGATGAAGAGGACCCGCACAAGGCCAACAGACATGCTGCCTACAGACAATATATACTGTGGGCACATGGAAGGCTTGGAGTAGGCAACAGAAGAGTTATTCCATCATGCTGTGTTTGGGCGATCAGAGACAAGTACCCTAACCCCTTCCAAATTTATGTGGGTTTTGTTCCTGCCCGTCTTGTTTGA
- the LOC127878144 gene encoding uncharacterized protein LOC127878144 yields the protein MVEEITDPMSAAMATTHFCEDVEVQMIRNGDLLAAALCRDVRNWWKSEDQGGISAVNRIKMREPLRDRLLSHINLNRFPPAGQYVGGWPQQLWEATLANIDAKAYLYGLVHGGTYNVRAFSSLIGETFFSELTLNDKRGHGTVSSKEFGEFIGRSIEQLQVRLDPERTFCFCTSKKKVYDTVDEAFDEQELGCSLMNGSSRPATDLPNAISTIDHAFDLPGRKRLPGRKRIDHVATERNAVQKGALGVRWEKARTNYSKMLPTKRMGIE from the exons ATGGTTGAAGAAATTACAGATCCAATGTCGGCTGCTATGGCAACTACCCATTTCTGTGAGGATGTTGAAGTTCAAATGATACGGAATGGAGATTTGCTTGCTGCCGCTCTTTGCCGAGATGTACGAAACTGGTGGAAATCCGAAGACCAGGGCGGGATAAGTGCCGTAAATCGAATCAAAATGCGGGAGCCTCTGAGAGACAGACTGCTGTCGCATATTAATCTTAATAG ATTCCCACCTGCGGGCCAATACGTCGGCGGGTGGCCACAACAGCTGTGGGAAGCCACTCTAGCTAATATAGATGCCAAGGCGTACCTGTATGGTCTCGTGCATGGTGGGACTTACAATGTTCGCGCGTTCAGCTCTTTGATCGGGGAGACGTTCTTTTCGGAACTAACCCTGAATGACAAAAGAGGTCACGGAACAGTATCATCAAAAGAATTCGGAGAATTCATCGGTAGATCTATCGAACAGCTGCAAGTGCGACTTGATCCCGAAAG GACGTTTTGCTTCTGCACGTCCAAGAAAAAGGTTTACGATACAGTGGACGAGGCATTCGATGAGCAAGAGCTCGGCTGCAGTCTGATGAATGGCTCCTCTAGACCGGCAACCGATCTTCCAAATGCAATTTCGACAAT TGACCACGCGTTCGATTTGCCTGGAAGGAAGCGATTGCCCGGGCGTAAAAGAATTGACCATGTCGCCACAGAAAGAAACGCTGTTCAGAAAGGGGCGCTTGGGGTGCGTTGGGAGAAGGCCCGAACTAACTACAGCAAAATGCTACCAACCAAAAGAATGGGCATCGAGTAA
- the LOC127832525 gene encoding uncharacterized protein LOC127832525, with product MTAPGTDISHAGGTEVIGTCTTVPSVRKKGHGITSNPKFASFTDPFNLSIDVTNIEDEDEDENDSDYEPSFSFEAVLPDDVNQNYEEAAFEEEAFGKDGCDDDADAEEESADDDPCPGIQRLKTEADSVHLIGSAVCFAYVSAILSLARIKVMSCSVTGCTDPTNICVTDYFIGSALYLKWVR from the exons ATGACAGCACCTGGAACTGACATCAGTCATGCCGGTGGTACAGAGGTGATAGGAACTTGTACCACGGTTCCTTCAGTGCGGAAAAAGGGCCATGGAATAACATCCAACCCAAAGTTTGCCTCATTCACAGACCCTTTTAA CCTGTCCATCGATGTCACAAATATTGAGGATGAGGATGAAGATGAAAACGACTCGGACTATGAACCTAGTTTCAGCTTTGAAGCTGTCTT ACCAGATGATGTTAACCAAAACTATGAGGAAGCAGCATTTGAAGAAGAGGCATTTGGAAAagatggttgtgatgatgatgctgatgcagAAGAAGAGTCTGCAGATGATGACCCTTGTCCTGGCATTCAAAGGCTAAAGACTGAGGCAGACAGTGTGCACTTGATAGGTTCCGCTGTCTGTTTTGCATATGTCTCGGCAATCTTGTCTCTAGCCCGTATTAAAGTGATGTCCTGTTCAGTGACAGGATGCACAGATCCAACCAATATCTGTGTCACAGATTATTTCATTGGATCAGCGTTGTATCTCAAATGGGTAAGATAA
- the LOC127864647 gene encoding zinc finger protein 2-like — MATSMPKQVNMESTRLCTECGRQFQSRSGHSRHMRQHKGQAPYRCCGKMFFDKDKLKMHRNHIHGEAAREACFQCGKLFATRQQVTKHMTVVHNANSEKFTCDTCGANYTSKQGLQDHTASQHEGRAAHACHCGKEYRHATNLYRHKKSTKH, encoded by the exons atggcgacgtcaatgccgaaacag GTGAATATGGAATCGACGCGTCTTTGTACTGAGTGTGGCCGACAGTTTCAGTCCAGGAGTGGCCACAGCCGCCATATGAGACAGCACAAAGGACAAGCCCCATACCGATGTTGCGGGAAGATGTTTTTTGACAAGGATAAACTAAAAATGCACAG aAATCATATTCACGGAGAGGCGGCTCGCGAGGCATGTTTCCAGTGTGGGAAACTCTTTGCGACCCGACAACAGGTAACAAAACACATGACTGTTGTGCACAACGCAAATTCCGAAAAATTTACTTGCGACACGTGTGGTGCGAATTACACGTCAAAGCAGGGTCTCCAGGATCACACTGCTAGTCAGCACGAGGGTCGTGCAGCGCATGCCTGCCATTGCGGTAAAGAATACCGACACGCCACAAACCTTTACAGgcataaaaaatcaacaaaacactAA